The sequence ATGGTTAAGCCTGGCGTTCTAACACGTGTTCGACCAAACGCAGGAAGCTCTTTTCGTCGCGCGCTTGCGCCAGTTCGTCGGTGGTCACGGTGTAACCGTATTCTTTGGCGATGGCGTCGTAGCGGGGAATGCGCGAATAAAACAGGCGCGGGAACATCCAGCGGACAAAATGATCCGGTTCGATTTGCGCGACATAGGAAAGATTATTTTCGCCTAAGTAAATCGCCAGCTGCTCGTCCAAAAACGCCTCGCGATAATAAAGTGGTTTCGGGTTTTGCTCGGCGCGGCGGATTAACGCTTGTTCGTCGGTTTTGCTGGCCTTGATGTACAAAATGAGCGTGTGCTCGGCCAATACCTGCAGCACCTGCGGATCGTCGAGCTCGCACAAGCTGCCGCCGGCGTCGTTGACGAAATGGGCGTAACCGTAGATATCGCGCGCTTTGTGGATGAACTCCGGCACATCCTTCATCGCCGCGATCTCGCCGTGATGATGCAGCGTCTGCCGGCGCTTGAACTCGTCGAGCGTCAGGCCGCCGTGATCTGGGTTGCCAAGCTTGCCAAGAAAGCTCGACAGCGGCTGCAGATTGTCGACGCTCAAGTTGTTACGAATATATATAGAGTCGGACCGTAGCAGCTCGCGCAGGAACGGGATCTGCATCGCTTGGTGCTTGATGTTGTCGAGGATTGGCTCGTCCAGGTAGCGCGTGCCGATGCGGTAGTCGCCCGAGTAGTGAAACCAATTGCCTTGGCGCAGTTGCGTGGCCACGCGGGTCTTGCCGACACCGGACATGCCGAGCAAGGTGACGCTTTTGTGGGGCCTAGCTTTGAATGCTTGTGGCGTAAGTTTCACGGTGGGATCCGTCTAATCTTGGTACA is a genomic window of Gammaproteobacteria bacterium containing:
- a CDS encoding ATPase, with translation MKLTPQAFKARPHKSVTLLGMSGVGKTRVATQLRQGNWFHYSGDYRIGTRYLDEPILDNIKHQAMQIPFLRELLRSDSIYIRNNLSVDNLQPLSSFLGKLGNPDHGGLTLDEFKRRQTLHHHGEIAAMKDVPEFIHKARDIYGYAHFVNDAGGSLCELDDPQVLQVLAEHTLILYIKASKTDEQALIRRAEQNPKPLYYREAFLDEQLAIYLGENNLSYVAQIEPDHFVRWMFPRLFYSRIPRYDAIAKEYGYTVTTDELAQARDEKSFLRLVEHVLERQA